From Aristaeella lactis, the proteins below share one genomic window:
- a CDS encoding NAD(P)/FAD-dependent oxidoreductase — MLRLTNLSVPLDYDDAILRALLLKKLKLSSDQLLSFHVSRRSVDARNKQDVHFVLSIDLTLKNEQSALRHNKTLTPVQNTAKNNSSLFIVNSSLHPQHATKPLVVGAGPAGLFAALTLARAGMAPTLIERGKSVDARSNDVAAMQQDGVLNPDSNVQFGEGGAGAFSDGKLTCGVKSPHIRNILDTFVAHGAPESILIDQKPHIGTDRLKGVVSSIREEIIRLGGTVLFETRLEELILRGGHVEGAVLSHSGERREFLTDTILLCIGHSARDTVQKLFTQGLRMQQKPFAMGVRIEHPRTFIDKSQYGSFAGHPALGAASYKLICHTPDGRGVYTFCMCPGGEVIAAASQPGGVVTNGMSYHARDGQNSNAALLVGVRPEDFGDDHPLAGFVLQRSIEKAAFRAGGGNFIAPAQRVGDFLESRESACFGDILPSYLPGVVPADLRAVLPAWMIEDLKKGIRAMNAQLSGFSCPDAVLTGPETRSSSPVRINRNPLGEAEDIRGLWPVGEGAGYAGGIVSAAADGISAALKVIEKLQLL; from the coding sequence ATGCTCCGACTCACCAATCTTTCTGTCCCGCTGGATTATGATGATGCTATCCTTCGGGCCCTCCTGCTGAAAAAGCTGAAGCTGTCATCTGATCAGCTTCTCTCTTTTCATGTGTCCCGCCGCAGCGTTGACGCCCGGAACAAACAGGATGTCCATTTCGTCCTGTCCATCGATCTTACCCTCAAAAACGAACAGTCCGCCCTTCGGCATAACAAAACCCTGACACCTGTTCAGAATACAGCCAAAAACAATTCTTCATTGTTCATTGTTAATTCTTCATTGCACCCGCAACATGCGACGAAGCCGCTTGTTGTGGGTGCCGGCCCTGCCGGTCTTTTCGCTGCCCTGACCCTTGCCCGTGCCGGCATGGCACCTACGCTGATTGAGCGCGGAAAATCCGTGGACGCCCGCAGCAACGATGTTGCCGCCATGCAGCAGGATGGCGTCCTGAATCCTGATTCGAACGTCCAGTTCGGCGAAGGCGGAGCCGGAGCCTTTTCTGACGGAAAACTGACCTGCGGGGTAAAGAGCCCCCATATCAGGAACATCCTGGATACCTTCGTTGCCCACGGAGCGCCGGAATCCATTCTCATTGACCAGAAGCCCCACATTGGCACAGACCGCCTGAAGGGTGTTGTTTCTTCCATCCGGGAGGAGATCATTCGTCTCGGAGGCACCGTTCTTTTTGAGACCCGCCTGGAGGAGCTGATTCTCCGGGGCGGTCATGTGGAGGGAGCGGTCCTTTCCCATAGCGGGGAACGCCGGGAATTCCTGACCGATACCATTCTCCTGTGCATAGGACACTCTGCCCGCGATACTGTCCAGAAGCTTTTCACCCAGGGCCTGCGCATGCAGCAGAAGCCATTCGCCATGGGTGTACGCATTGAGCATCCCCGCACCTTTATCGACAAATCCCAATATGGCTCCTTTGCGGGGCATCCGGCCCTCGGTGCCGCATCCTACAAACTGATCTGCCATACCCCGGACGGCCGGGGCGTCTATACCTTCTGCATGTGTCCGGGCGGCGAGGTCATTGCGGCCGCTTCCCAGCCCGGAGGCGTCGTGACCAACGGTATGAGTTATCATGCCCGTGACGGTCAGAACAGCAACGCGGCCCTGCTGGTAGGTGTTCGGCCGGAAGATTTCGGGGATGATCATCCCCTGGCCGGTTTCGTCCTGCAGCGCAGTATCGAAAAAGCTGCTTTCAGGGCCGGCGGCGGTAACTTTATCGCGCCTGCCCAGCGGGTCGGTGATTTCCTGGAAAGCCGGGAATCTGCCTGCTTCGGGGACATTCTTCCCTCCTACCTTCCCGGTGTTGTTCCCGCGGACCTCCGTGCTGTCCTGCCTGCCTGGATGATCGAAGACCTGAAGAAAGGCATTCGTGCCATGAACGCGCAGCTGTCCGGTTTCTCCTGTCCGGATGCGGTCCTGACCGGTCCCGAAACCCGTTCTTCTTCCCCCGTCCGCATCAACCGGAATCCCCTGGGAGAAGCAGAAGATATCCGCGGGCTCTGGCCGGTCGGTGAAGGCGCGGGCTATGCCGGCGGCATTGTTTCCGCCGCCGCTGACGGCATCTCCGCCGCCCTGAAAGTCATCGAAAAACTCCAGTTACTGTAA
- a CDS encoding FAD:protein FMN transferase, whose amino-acid sequence MKRIIMAGAVLLAVMMLCTGCAAQKELPKQAEVGFYLDTVITLTAYVEDRQVLKDALEECGRYERMLSRTVEGSDVWRINHANGAPVEVSDDTMRILQCAKEISEKSGGAFDVTIAPVSTMWNFTREPHELPDAEAIARAAELVDYTRMQLDGNTVTLPEGMMIDLGGIAKGYIADQVKEYLKGRGVQYAILSFGGNIVAIGKEKPDGTPWKVGIQDIDKPTGEHMLVSLNRGGSTVTSGIYERGFTLDGVRYHHLLSAETGWPVQNELASVTIFSESSMEGDALSTTAYVLGTEKGMELIESLEGIEAVFIARDRTVTYTSGAAAYMVE is encoded by the coding sequence TTGAAAAGGATAATAATGGCCGGAGCAGTTCTGCTGGCAGTGATGATGCTGTGCACTGGATGCGCGGCGCAAAAAGAACTGCCGAAACAGGCCGAAGTCGGGTTTTACCTGGATACGGTTATTACCCTGACAGCCTATGTTGAAGACCGGCAGGTACTGAAGGACGCGCTGGAGGAGTGCGGACGGTATGAGCGGATGCTTTCCCGTACCGTTGAAGGAAGCGACGTATGGCGGATCAACCATGCCAACGGCGCTCCGGTGGAAGTATCTGATGACACAATGCGGATCCTGCAGTGCGCGAAGGAGATCAGCGAGAAATCCGGCGGCGCGTTTGACGTAACGATCGCTCCGGTTTCCACCATGTGGAACTTTACCAGGGAACCGCATGAACTGCCGGACGCGGAAGCTATTGCCCGGGCCGCGGAACTGGTGGACTACACCCGGATGCAGCTGGACGGAAACACGGTGACCCTGCCTGAAGGCATGATGATCGACCTGGGCGGCATCGCCAAAGGATATATCGCGGACCAGGTGAAGGAGTATCTGAAAGGACGGGGCGTACAATACGCGATCCTGAGCTTCGGCGGCAATATTGTGGCCATTGGGAAAGAAAAACCGGACGGGACGCCCTGGAAGGTCGGTATTCAGGATATTGACAAGCCAACCGGGGAACACATGCTTGTTTCCCTGAACAGGGGCGGATCCACGGTTACCAGCGGCATCTATGAACGGGGTTTTACCCTGGACGGTGTCCGGTATCACCACCTGCTTTCCGCGGAAACAGGCTGGCCGGTACAGAATGAACTGGCCTCGGTGACCATTTTTTCGGAAAGTTCCATGGAGGGCGATGCGCTTTCCACAACAGCATATGTGCTTGGAACGGAAAAAGGAATGGAACTGATCGAAAGCCTGGAAGGCATTGAAGCGGTATTTATTGCCAGGGACCGGACCGTGACGTATACATCCGGCGCGGCGGCCTATATGGTTGAATAA
- a CDS encoding folate family ECF transporter S component: MQKNKETNPTYKLCVVGILCALEIVLSRVAAINVFPWLKISFGFIPIAICAILTGPVWTVMMAVVCDIIGATLFPTGTFYWGFTLVAAVDGLIYGLFLYKQKNHLLRCLLCTLTVTIICNIVLNTIFLVRTGYIVGPENEAFMSIFWTRVGKNMAQFVVNGFILFGIWKTLDRIPARLRKL, from the coding sequence ATGCAAAAAAACAAAGAGACGAACCCAACCTACAAGCTGTGTGTGGTCGGCATCCTGTGCGCACTGGAAATCGTGCTCAGCAGGGTCGCGGCGATCAACGTATTTCCGTGGCTGAAAATCAGCTTCGGATTTATCCCGATCGCGATCTGCGCCATTCTGACCGGGCCGGTATGGACGGTCATGATGGCCGTAGTATGCGATATTATCGGGGCAACATTGTTTCCTACCGGAACATTCTACTGGGGATTCACTCTCGTGGCTGCCGTGGACGGCCTGATTTATGGCCTGTTCCTGTATAAACAGAAGAACCATCTTCTGCGCTGCCTGCTTTGCACTTTGACGGTTACAATTATCTGCAATATTGTTCTGAATACCATATTCCTTGTCCGCACCGGCTATATTGTAGGTCCGGAAAACGAAGCGTTCATGTCCATTTTCTGGACCAGGGTCGGGAAAAACATGGCGCAGTTTGTTGTAAACGGATTTATCCTGTTCGGAATATGGAAGACGCTGGACAGAATACCCGCTCGACTGAGGAAACTCTGA
- the murI gene encoding glutamate racemase produces MNQKRDPIGVFDSGVGGISTLREMIRELPDERFIYFGDMANAPYGTKNTEEVITCVRSVVDRLMEQNIKALVIACNTATGAAAAVLRDELSIPVVGMEPALKPASKARKNGSVLVLATPLTLHQEKFENLMKQYGEGAVKVPCPGLMELVEADDTEGAKRYLEKLFSRYPAETVDAVVLGCTHYVFLKDMIRGLLPERIAITDGNTGTARQLRRVLAAENLLNEEGPGSVELETSGTEKDIELMKKLLIQ; encoded by the coding sequence ATGAACCAGAAACGCGATCCGATCGGGGTTTTTGACAGCGGGGTAGGAGGCATCAGCACCCTGCGGGAAATGATCCGTGAACTGCCGGATGAGCGTTTTATCTATTTCGGGGACATGGCGAATGCTCCTTACGGAACCAAGAATACAGAAGAGGTTATCACCTGCGTACGGTCTGTTGTGGACCGGCTGATGGAACAGAATATCAAGGCGCTGGTGATCGCCTGCAATACAGCCACAGGAGCGGCTGCTGCCGTTCTGCGGGACGAACTTAGTATTCCTGTTGTGGGAATGGAACCGGCCCTGAAACCGGCCTCAAAAGCCCGGAAAAACGGAAGCGTGCTGGTGCTGGCGACACCCCTGACACTGCATCAGGAAAAGTTTGAGAACCTGATGAAGCAGTATGGGGAAGGTGCTGTAAAGGTTCCGTGCCCCGGCCTGATGGAACTGGTGGAGGCGGATGACACAGAGGGAGCAAAGCGGTACCTGGAGAAGCTGTTTTCCCGATATCCTGCGGAAACAGTGGACGCGGTGGTGCTGGGATGCACCCACTATGTGTTCCTGAAGGATATGATCCGCGGTCTGCTGCCGGAACGCATTGCCATTACGGACGGGAACACGGGAACAGCCAGGCAGCTGCGCCGGGTACTGGCCGCGGAAAACCTGCTGAATGAGGAAGGTCCGGGAAGCGTGGAACTTGAAACCAGCGGAACGGAAAAAGATATAGAGCTGATGAAAAAACTTCTGATTCAATGA
- a CDS encoding FAD-dependent oxidoreductase has product MKKLVALLLSFCLLFSMLAVASADAETRTGAAQGFGSEVKVTVTVEDGKITALDVDDSGETYTLGGFDRAETVEKLIEAIVAAGTVDGVDTVAGATATQKAVLEAVGKALAEGTEAPADLAFTAGTYEATAYGYNGNVTANVTFSESKLESIEITASVETAHVGDVAYDIMIPEMLAANGSGVDGVSGATFTSRALRAIVNDAAEQAACTNLDAFKSNKIEHTAGEAIDVTADVVVVGAGGAGIAAAAQATQNGNTVLVIEKNAEVGGNTLVSGGQFQSVMPYVVWDPADPDAETGVYAHNGQTYNKYKSVNGCINELKNILNWSEEPFDEEFYKTHEFVAGDAVELAKHGVHAEYLPVLQELKKEIQAYLDWAQPKLDAGIDESQLALFSTLNLHIFQTYYGGLRQSADKSQWIYGNIDLVKQFINDGQGLKEWLEDQGAHFLEDQQNTLIGALWYRENEYEPKDGNWGTYFVGPVKTIGEDNIMLRTTATDLIIEDGKVTGVKAVKFDGTEVTAHATKGVVLATGGYAANINLVLENNVYWDTAYLTTSTKTTNRSSQIGDGIVMAEKVGAATTGMGFTQLMPISWVDNGNLAFGGGNYACWINPTTGKRFVDEGSERDVLSLAEFRNGIVKNNTPGVFVEFYNAEQKIPGPPTAQLQPTDFAGRYYHIKGTVEELTKLFSDPEFEGVTADPAAVLETIKAYDQAVMGQGEFPDVGKGIASRTIGNCAKDENGKYDPSTYDLEGADLIVRLMAPSTHHTMGGIVVDTQRHVLDAEGNIIPGLYAAGEVTGGIHGGNRLGGNAIVEIFVSGRTAANTIAAE; this is encoded by the coding sequence ATGAAGAAACTTGTTGCTCTTCTCCTGTCCTTCTGCCTGCTTTTCAGCATGCTGGCCGTGGCTTCCGCTGATGCGGAAACCAGGACCGGTGCTGCTCAGGGCTTCGGCAGCGAGGTGAAAGTGACCGTGACCGTCGAAGACGGCAAGATCACTGCCCTCGACGTGGACGACTCTGGAGAAACCTACACTTTAGGCGGTTTTGACCGTGCTGAAACAGTTGAAAAGCTGATCGAAGCGATCGTTGCCGCCGGCACTGTTGACGGTGTTGACACCGTAGCAGGTGCTACCGCCACCCAGAAGGCCGTTCTGGAAGCTGTTGGCAAGGCTCTGGCCGAAGGCACAGAGGCTCCCGCTGATTTGGCTTTCACTGCCGGCACCTATGAAGCGACTGCTTACGGCTACAATGGCAACGTTACTGCCAATGTGACCTTCTCCGAAAGCAAGCTCGAGAGCATCGAGATCACCGCTTCTGTGGAAACCGCTCATGTGGGCGATGTCGCTTATGACATCATGATCCCCGAAATGCTCGCCGCCAACGGTTCCGGCGTGGATGGCGTCTCCGGCGCCACCTTCACCAGCCGTGCCCTGCGCGCGATCGTGAACGATGCTGCCGAACAGGCTGCCTGCACCAATCTGGACGCCTTCAAGTCCAACAAGATTGAGCACACTGCCGGCGAAGCCATCGATGTGACCGCTGACGTGGTCGTCGTCGGTGCCGGCGGTGCCGGTATTGCCGCGGCTGCCCAGGCCACCCAGAACGGCAACACCGTCCTGGTTATCGAGAAGAACGCTGAAGTCGGCGGTAACACGCTGGTCTCCGGCGGTCAGTTCCAGTCTGTGATGCCCTACGTTGTCTGGGATCCGGCCGATCCGGACGCTGAAACCGGCGTTTATGCCCACAACGGACAGACCTACAACAAGTATAAGTCTGTGAACGGCTGCATCAACGAGCTCAAGAACATCCTGAACTGGAGCGAAGAACCCTTCGATGAAGAGTTCTACAAGACCCATGAGTTCGTGGCCGGCGACGCTGTCGAACTGGCCAAGCACGGCGTGCATGCGGAATACCTGCCCGTCCTGCAGGAGCTGAAGAAAGAGATCCAGGCTTATCTGGACTGGGCGCAGCCCAAGCTGGATGCCGGTATCGACGAATCCCAGCTCGCTCTGTTCTCCACCCTGAACCTTCACATCTTCCAGACCTACTACGGCGGTCTGCGCCAGAGTGCTGACAAGTCCCAGTGGATCTACGGCAACATCGACCTGGTCAAGCAGTTCATCAACGACGGCCAGGGCCTGAAGGAGTGGCTGGAAGACCAGGGCGCACACTTCCTGGAAGATCAGCAGAACACCCTGATCGGTGCCCTCTGGTATCGCGAAAATGAGTATGAACCGAAGGACGGCAACTGGGGCACCTACTTCGTAGGACCCGTGAAGACCATCGGTGAAGACAACATCATGCTGCGCACCACCGCCACCGATCTGATCATCGAAGACGGCAAGGTCACCGGCGTGAAGGCTGTGAAGTTTGACGGCACCGAAGTGACCGCTCATGCCACCAAGGGCGTTGTGCTGGCCACCGGCGGCTATGCTGCCAACATCAACCTGGTACTTGAGAACAACGTGTACTGGGATACCGCTTACCTGACCACCTCCACCAAGACCACCAACCGTTCCTCTCAGATCGGTGATGGCATCGTTATGGCCGAGAAGGTCGGTGCCGCCACAACCGGTATGGGCTTTACCCAGCTGATGCCCATCTCCTGGGTAGACAACGGAAACCTGGCCTTCGGCGGCGGTAACTACGCCTGCTGGATCAACCCCACCACCGGCAAACGCTTCGTGGATGAAGGTTCCGAGCGTGACGTGCTGTCCCTGGCTGAGTTCCGCAACGGTATCGTGAAGAACAATACCCCCGGCGTCTTCGTTGAGTTCTACAATGCTGAACAGAAGATTCCCGGACCGCCCACCGCGCAGCTGCAGCCGACCGACTTTGCCGGCCGCTACTACCACATCAAGGGCACAGTTGAAGAACTGACCAAGCTCTTCTCTGATCCCGAGTTCGAAGGTGTCACCGCTGATCCCGCCGCTGTTCTGGAGACCATCAAGGCTTATGACCAGGCTGTTATGGGACAGGGTGAATTCCCGGATGTTGGCAAGGGCATTGCCTCCCGCACCATTGGTAACTGTGCCAAGGATGAGAACGGTAAGTACGATCCTTCCACCTATGACCTGGAAGGTGCTGACCTGATCGTTCGTCTGATGGCTCCCTCCACGCACCACACCATGGGCGGTATCGTTGTTGATACCCAGCGTCATGTTCTGGATGCTGAAGGCAACATCATCCCCGGCCTCTACGCCGCTGGCGAAGTCACCGGAGGTATCCACGGCGGTAACCGTCTGGGCGGCAACGCGATCGTTGAGATCTTCGTTTCCGGCCGTACCGCTGCGAACACCATCGCTGCTGAATAA
- a CDS encoding NusG domain II-containing protein produces MKRKNFIAVAAIVLIAVIALVVLMLEKNNSEFRIQNSELSVTAEPDKTEPQVTPDVIEVEQTEAPAAEQTEETTAEETAIQAEEETEKTSAEETEAPAAEDMEKTAEEETKASAEDEAKEQPFLVQITEDDPSIGYVLVRMPNPIGLLPLPQEGEYKKTIRVAMPDGSEYVNVLHITTNGFWMEHANCEGQDCVKQGEVTLENREERILWNMIICLPHQLSAELITREEAEQMLK; encoded by the coding sequence ATGAAGAGGAAAAACTTTATTGCTGTTGCGGCCATCGTGCTGATTGCGGTAATCGCGCTTGTTGTTCTGATGCTGGAGAAGAATAATTCAGAATTCAGAATTCAGAATTCAGAATTAAGTGTTACGGCGGAACCTGATAAAACGGAACCACAGGTGACACCGGACGTCATTGAGGTGGAACAGACGGAAGCACCCGCAGCGGAGCAGACGGAAGAAACCACGGCAGAAGAAACGGCAATACAAGCAGAAGAAGAGACTGAAAAAACCTCAGCGGAAGAAACAGAAGCCCCTGCAGCAGAAGATATGGAAAAAACCGCTGAAGAAGAAACAAAAGCATCCGCTGAGGATGAGGCAAAGGAGCAGCCTTTCCTGGTGCAGATCACAGAGGATGATCCTTCCATCGGCTATGTGCTGGTGAGAATGCCGAATCCTATAGGCCTGCTGCCGCTTCCGCAGGAAGGGGAATACAAAAAGACCATCCGGGTGGCTATGCCGGACGGATCTGAATATGTGAATGTGCTTCATATCACTACAAACGGATTCTGGATGGAACACGCGAACTGCGAGGGACAGGACTGTGTGAAACAGGGAGAAGTCACTCTCGAAAACCGGGAGGAGCGGATCCTCTGGAATATGATCATCTGCCTGCCGCATCAGCTTTCCGCGGAGCTGATCACAAGGGAAGAAGCGGAGCAGATGCTTAAGTAA
- the fusA gene encoding elongation factor G, protein MAEFATSNIRNVAFMGHGSEGKTTLTEAMLFAAGMIDRQGKVEDGTTVSDFDPEEKKRGFSISASYAPIPWNGKVINVIDVPGYFDFIGELMGPLRVIETAVIVVGGVNGLSVGAEKAWDYAGAHNLGRMFIVNQMDREHANFEKVTAQLREKYGSSVVPILLPLGQGASFRGVVNVLEKKAYEGAYKKSLEVPMPAELEAEVNEAFEYLTEQAAAADDDLMMKYLEGEELTYDEIMAGFRKGMKDGSIVPVVACSAVTGVGIARTLDLMAKYLPSPAHEGLFQTGKNPKTGEEIKRVCKDEEPFSALVFKTIADPFVGKLSLFRIFSGMLTSSTQLYNANKEKTEKAGGMFTLKGNKQTNVDKLHAGDLGALAKLQITSTGDTLCDPNNPIIYPPIEFPAPCISKAVFAAKQGEEDKVFSGLNRLAEEDPSIRIEKNVETTETELSGQGEMHLDVIKNKLASKFGANAVLQDPKIPYRETIRKTVKVQGRHKKQTGGHGQFGDVWIEFSPILDSDADFEFEDAVVGGVVPRNFIPSVEKGLRENIVKGVLAGYPMVHLHAKLYDGSYHPVDSSEMAFKTAARIAYKKGCMEASPVLLEPIMHVEVLVPNEYMGDIMGDMNKRRGRIMGMNQVNGMQQLEAEAPLAEMFKYATDLRSMTQARGSFSMKFERYEEVPQVEAQKIIANAKIEEDEEE, encoded by the coding sequence ATGGCTGAATTCGCAACCAGTAACATTCGTAACGTTGCCTTCATGGGGCATGGCAGCGAGGGCAAGACCACGCTGACCGAGGCGATGCTCTTCGCTGCCGGCATGATTGACCGTCAGGGTAAAGTGGAGGACGGTACCACAGTATCTGACTTTGACCCGGAAGAGAAAAAGCGCGGTTTTTCCATCAGCGCTTCCTATGCACCCATTCCCTGGAATGGCAAAGTTATCAATGTGATCGACGTTCCCGGATATTTTGATTTCATCGGCGAACTGATGGGACCCCTGCGCGTGATCGAGACCGCGGTTATCGTGGTCGGCGGCGTGAACGGACTCAGCGTCGGCGCTGAGAAAGCCTGGGATTACGCGGGTGCCCATAACCTGGGCCGTATGTTCATCGTGAACCAGATGGATCGTGAACATGCCAATTTTGAAAAAGTGACTGCTCAGCTTCGTGAAAAGTACGGCTCCAGCGTGGTGCCGATCCTGCTGCCCCTCGGACAGGGTGCCAGCTTCCGCGGTGTTGTGAACGTCCTGGAAAAGAAAGCCTATGAAGGCGCCTACAAGAAGAGCCTGGAAGTTCCGATGCCCGCCGAACTGGAAGCGGAAGTCAACGAAGCTTTTGAATATCTGACCGAACAGGCCGCGGCCGCGGATGACGATCTGATGATGAAGTACCTGGAAGGCGAAGAACTGACCTATGACGAAATCATGGCCGGTTTCCGCAAGGGCATGAAGGACGGCAGCATCGTTCCCGTTGTGGCCTGCTCCGCCGTGACCGGCGTGGGTATTGCCCGTACGCTGGACCTGATGGCCAAATACCTGCCTTCTCCCGCACATGAAGGCCTGTTCCAGACCGGAAAGAACCCGAAGACCGGTGAAGAGATCAAGCGTGTCTGTAAGGACGAGGAACCCTTCTCCGCCCTGGTGTTCAAGACCATTGCCGACCCGTTCGTCGGTAAGCTGAGCCTGTTCCGGATCTTCTCCGGTATGCTCACTTCCTCTACCCAGCTGTATAACGCCAACAAGGAAAAGACTGAAAAAGCCGGCGGTATGTTCACCCTGAAGGGCAACAAGCAGACGAACGTTGACAAGCTTCATGCCGGTGACCTGGGCGCCCTGGCGAAGCTGCAGATCACCTCTACCGGTGATACCCTGTGCGACCCGAACAATCCGATCATCTATCCCCCGATCGAGTTCCCGGCTCCCTGCATCTCCAAGGCTGTGTTTGCCGCGAAGCAGGGCGAAGAAGACAAGGTCTTCAGCGGCCTGAACCGTCTGGCGGAAGAAGATCCTTCCATCAGGATTGAAAAGAACGTCGAGACTACCGAAACCGAACTGAGCGGCCAGGGTGAAATGCATCTGGACGTGATCAAAAACAAGCTGGCTTCCAAGTTCGGCGCCAACGCGGTGCTGCAGGATCCCAAGATCCCGTACCGTGAAACTATCCGCAAGACCGTTAAGGTCCAGGGCCGCCATAAGAAGCAGACCGGCGGTCACGGCCAGTTCGGCGACGTATGGATCGAGTTCAGCCCCATCCTGGACAGCGACGCGGACTTCGAGTTTGAAGACGCGGTTGTCGGCGGCGTGGTGCCGAGAAACTTCATCCCCAGCGTTGAAAAGGGCCTGCGCGAGAACATCGTGAAGGGCGTCCTGGCCGGCTATCCGATGGTTCACCTCCATGCGAAGCTGTACGACGGATCCTACCATCCGGTCGACTCTTCCGAAATGGCCTTCAAGACCGCTGCCCGTATCGCCTACAAGAAGGGCTGTATGGAAGCGAGCCCCGTCCTGCTGGAGCCGATCATGCACGTTGAAGTGCTGGTTCCCAACGAGTACATGGGCGATATCATGGGCGACATGAACAAGCGCCGCGGCCGCATCATGGGTATGAACCAGGTGAACGGCATGCAGCAGCTGGAAGCGGAAGCGCCCCTGGCTGAAATGTTCAAGTACGCCACCGACCTGCGCAGCATGACGCAGGCGAGAGGCTCCTTCTCCATGAAGTTTGAGCGCTACGAGGAAGTTCCCCAGGTCGAAGCTCAGAAGATCATTGCCAACGCGAAGATCGAAGAGGACGAGGAAGAATAA
- a CDS encoding Gx transporter family protein translates to MRPQTQKIARFGLLTALALVLGLMDRAIPVSALLGGVLPGIKLGLANTVLLYAVYLMDWKSCVALMLTKVVLSGLIFGSLSAILFSLAGGVLSLIVMLLIRKKPERGAAAVILLTSAAEIWLLSKNRHPQGQVLAVVILIGIAFIAGIVILVLTVKGTVTPVMGTSLAGAVSHNVGQIVMACAVMNNTMLLISYLPALIGIGAAVGCLTGIVTDRVLTAMKLMKNEK, encoded by the coding sequence GTGCGGCCTCAGACACAGAAAATTGCCCGGTTCGGCCTGCTGACAGCGCTGGCGCTGGTCCTTGGACTGATGGACAGGGCAATTCCGGTTTCCGCCCTTCTCGGGGGAGTTCTCCCCGGTATCAAACTTGGACTTGCCAATACGGTACTGCTTTACGCTGTCTACCTTATGGACTGGAAGAGCTGTGTCGCGCTGATGCTGACGAAGGTTGTACTCTCCGGCCTGATCTTCGGCTCCCTGTCAGCCATCCTGTTCAGCCTGGCCGGCGGCGTGCTGAGCCTGATCGTGATGCTGCTGATCCGGAAAAAGCCTGAAAGGGGAGCCGCTGCCGTTATCCTGCTTACGTCGGCCGCTGAGATCTGGCTGTTAAGCAAAAACAGGCATCCGCAGGGGCAGGTGCTTGCGGTTGTGATCCTGATCGGGATCGCGTTTATTGCGGGCATTGTTATCCTGGTGCTGACCGTGAAGGGAACTGTCACTCCGGTGATGGGCACCTCCCTGGCCGGCGCGGTTTCCCATAATGTAGGGCAGATTGTAATGGCCTGCGCGGTTATGAACAATACCATGCTGCTGATCAGCTACCTGCCGGCCCTGATCGGAATCGGCGCGGCGGTGGGATGCCTGACCGGTATTGTGACGGACCGGGTGCTGACGGCAATGAAGTTAATGAAGAATGAAAAATGA
- a CDS encoding DUF951 domain-containing protein, which produces MVEEILVGDVITTRKTHPCGSAEWTVIRTGADIKIRCKGCGRIVMLDRESFLRRRKAVISRGESPAQESCQ; this is translated from the coding sequence ATGGTTGAAGAGATCCTGGTCGGTGATGTGATCACCACCCGTAAAACCCATCCCTGCGGTTCAGCGGAATGGACCGTCATCCGTACCGGCGCCGATATCAAGATCCGCTGCAAGGGCTGCGGAAGGATTGTCATGCTCGACAGGGAAAGCTTCCTTCGCCGCCGCAAAGCGGTTATCTCCCGCGGAGAGTCTCCTGCGCAGGAATCTTGTCAATAA
- the nth gene encoding endonuclease III: protein MKKEQKFAILAKLEEMYPEAKAELVFSNPYEMLVATMLSAQCTDKQVNKVTPAVFERWPDANSMAEASVEELFPMVKSCGFRSKAGNIIAACRIIKEKHGGQVPDTMEELTALPGVGRKTANVVLFNAFGIPAFAVDTHVFRVSNRMGLCKADTVEETERQMTRLIPREKWGQAHHWLIWHGRKLCKAQRPLCEECGVKGLCSYAAKSMKNEK, encoded by the coding sequence ATGAAGAAAGAACAGAAGTTTGCTATCCTGGCGAAGCTAGAGGAAATGTATCCGGAGGCGAAGGCGGAACTGGTCTTTTCCAATCCGTACGAGATGCTGGTTGCCACCATGCTTTCCGCACAGTGCACCGACAAGCAGGTGAACAAGGTAACCCCCGCAGTCTTTGAACGCTGGCCGGACGCGAACAGCATGGCAGAGGCTTCTGTTGAGGAGCTTTTCCCGATGGTGAAAAGCTGCGGCTTTCGCTCCAAAGCAGGGAATATCATTGCTGCCTGCAGGATTATTAAAGAAAAGCATGGCGGACAGGTGCCGGACACCATGGAAGAACTGACCGCGCTCCCCGGCGTGGGCAGGAAGACGGCAAACGTGGTGCTTTTCAACGCTTTCGGGATTCCAGCTTTTGCTGTGGACACCCATGTGTTCCGGGTCAGCAACCGGATGGGCTTGTGCAAGGCGGATACGGTTGAGGAAACAGAGAGGCAGATGACAAGGCTGATTCCCCGGGAAAAGTGGGGACAGGCCCATCACTGGCTGATCTGGCATGGCAGGAAGCTGTGCAAAGCGCAAAGGCCGCTGTGCGAAGAGTGCGGGGTAAAAGGACTTTGCAGCTATGCTGCAAAGTCAATGAAGAATGAAAAATAG